A genomic region of uncultured Paludibaculum sp. contains the following coding sequences:
- a CDS encoding DUF2007 domain-containing protein — translation MSDSSIPTPDVNLVPLTDGGLELELSEMECLSVKTLLEANNITVVVQGASQMPNLPYEILVPADQLEDAVRVVRDAQQTGVEVSE, via the coding sequence ATGAGCGATTCCAGCATTCCCACCCCGGACGTGAACCTCGTGCCCCTGACGGACGGCGGCCTGGAACTTGAACTCTCCGAGATGGAGTGCCTCTCCGTTAAGACGCTGCTCGAGGCCAATAACATCACGGTTGTCGTGCAGGGCGCCAGCCAGATGCCGAACCTTCCCTACGAGATTCTGGTGCCGGCCGATCAGTTGGAAGACGCAGTGCGCGTGGTCCGCGATGCACAGCAAACTGGTGTTGAAGTCTCGGAATAG
- a CDS encoding MOSC N-terminal beta barrel domain-containing protein, with amino-acid sequence MWVQEIWRYPVKSMAGERLQTAEIGPAGIAGDRVIQVRNNQGRLYTARTRPKLLRHRAVLGPDGQVLVDGLPWQSDAVGVAVESAAGLGAHLVRSDAEDRFDILPLLVATDGMLKAVGTDSRRFRPNLIIGGVPGLTEREWEGAQLRIGSVLIGMEDLRGRCIMTTYDPDSGVQDLNVLRRIQRDFQGVLGLNSYVIEPGRVAEGDPVEVIRS; translated from the coding sequence ATGTGGGTCCAGGAGATTTGGCGGTACCCGGTGAAGTCGATGGCTGGGGAACGTCTGCAGACGGCCGAGATCGGACCGGCCGGTATTGCCGGTGATCGGGTGATCCAGGTTCGGAACAACCAGGGCAGACTTTACACGGCGCGTACTCGCCCGAAGCTGCTGCGGCATCGAGCGGTGCTGGGGCCCGACGGCCAAGTGCTGGTCGACGGCTTGCCTTGGCAATCCGATGCGGTCGGTGTGGCGGTGGAGTCAGCCGCCGGCCTTGGTGCACACCTGGTGCGCAGCGACGCGGAAGACCGGTTCGATATCCTGCCCTTGCTAGTGGCTACCGACGGGATGCTGAAAGCGGTCGGCACTGATTCGCGGCGCTTCCGGCCGAACCTGATCATCGGCGGAGTTCCTGGTCTGACGGAGCGGGAGTGGGAGGGCGCGCAATTGCGGATCGGCTCCGTTTTGATTGGGATGGAGGATCTGCGCGGGCGTTGCATCATGACTACATATGATCCGGACAGCGGGGTGCAGGACCTGAACGTGTTGCGGAGAATCCAGCGCGACTTCCAGGGCGTTCTGGGGCTCAACAGCTACGTCATTGAGCCGGGGCGTGTCGCCGAGGGGGATCCGGTTGAGGTGATCCGTTCGTGA
- a CDS encoding HU family DNA-binding protein, whose translation MAEVKKLTQTQLVKEIATATGISNKQAKAVLDKYVEIAIAQTKKVGLCVLPGIGRLKKVERKARTGRNPATGATIKIPAKKVVKLTLAKSLKDAIVPAPKPKAPKKKA comes from the coding sequence ATGGCCGAAGTGAAAAAATTGACGCAGACTCAGTTGGTGAAGGAGATCGCCACCGCAACCGGGATTTCCAACAAGCAGGCGAAGGCCGTTCTCGACAAGTACGTTGAGATCGCCATTGCCCAGACGAAGAAGGTTGGCCTGTGCGTGTTGCCTGGCATCGGCCGCCTGAAGAAGGTGGAGCGCAAGGCCCGCACTGGCCGTAACCCCGCAACCGGCGCCACCATCAAGATCCCGGCCAAGAAGGTCGTGAAGTTGACCCTGGCGAAGTCCTTGAAGGATGCCATTGTGCCCGCGCCGAAGCCGAAGGCGCCCAAGAAGAAGGCCTAG
- a CDS encoding DNA internalization-related competence protein ComEC/Rec2: MKNPLVTPAAAFAAGIVLARLADFGTVELGVCASGFALLAFFGHRQRYPWLRATSIALTMVALGALNAVVQKTPQPPPRPEGDVLTGCVVEPALVNGDRSQFVLELQPGARARISTTIGTGQFSYGRRVKVETTLRRIHGFHNPGAFDLEAWMARRQIYWSGSVGKGKRVEVLPGSCGSTWRRGLESLRASALARVDSLYPADSYRRAMMRGLLLGDKSGIRKSWIQDFRRTGTYHALVISGSHITLVCGILLLWRRFFGYGSRTVLVASAFIAWLYALVAGGDAPVLRSAAGFSLFAVAALLYRRTQILNLLAAVALAFLAFDPDQLFDASFQLSFLAVAAIGAFLPHQPRPLLAPPAKAQAQLERRLVAETIQLLFRVPMNFCLAAFRWAEQLLHWAWGALRLSAAVQVGLALPMALYFHRLSATGLTANILAVPVVSTAVPVGFLAVFTGWRWPAAFAGWLLDVSQAIAAWHSMHEPSWRIADPPLWLSLALSASLVALACHWPSRLLPGISCALFLVLLVWHPFPPQQQLGALELTSIDVGQGESLLVGLPNGEMALVDGGGFPLFGRRTPPQMDVGEDVVSPYLWARGVRRVAVIAISHLHDDHCGGVAALLDNFRPRELWTGFTPDAKVWKELEAAAARNGVRVRILKEGDQLDLGGVRWETLAPASLQRWTGRPQNNDSLVFRLSHGRHKFLLTGDIEQGVERRLLDDAVLEHIDVLKVAHHGSKRSSSDSWLDAMSPSVAMISAGAGNMYGLPHPAVIEGLQAHRTLVLRTDQDGLVTVRSDGRYLSLSKARWEPPEWRLLDMF, from the coding sequence ATGAAGAATCCGCTGGTGACCCCGGCGGCGGCCTTCGCCGCGGGTATCGTCCTGGCACGCCTGGCCGACTTTGGCACGGTGGAGCTTGGCGTGTGCGCCAGCGGCTTTGCTCTGCTCGCTTTCTTCGGCCACCGGCAGCGCTATCCCTGGTTGAGGGCCACCTCCATTGCTTTGACCATGGTCGCTTTGGGTGCCTTGAATGCTGTCGTGCAGAAAACGCCGCAGCCTCCCCCGCGACCGGAAGGTGACGTGCTGACCGGATGTGTGGTCGAGCCTGCGCTGGTAAACGGAGACCGGTCTCAATTCGTGCTGGAGTTGCAGCCCGGCGCACGCGCAAGAATCAGCACGACCATCGGCACCGGCCAATTCTCCTACGGCCGCCGTGTGAAGGTGGAAACTACCCTGCGTCGCATCCACGGGTTTCACAATCCGGGGGCCTTCGATCTGGAAGCCTGGATGGCACGCCGCCAGATCTACTGGTCAGGCTCCGTCGGCAAAGGAAAGCGAGTGGAAGTGTTGCCGGGCTCGTGCGGTTCCACCTGGCGACGCGGCCTTGAGAGCCTGCGAGCCTCGGCACTCGCTCGCGTCGACAGCCTCTATCCCGCTGACTCATACCGTCGCGCGATGATGCGTGGACTGCTGCTGGGCGATAAGAGCGGCATCCGAAAGTCCTGGATCCAGGACTTTCGTCGTACAGGCACCTACCACGCCCTGGTGATCTCAGGCAGCCACATCACACTGGTCTGCGGAATCCTGCTGCTGTGGCGCCGCTTTTTTGGCTATGGCAGCCGCACCGTACTCGTCGCTTCCGCCTTCATCGCATGGCTCTACGCCCTGGTGGCTGGCGGCGACGCGCCCGTCTTGCGCTCCGCCGCCGGCTTCAGCCTCTTTGCGGTGGCCGCCCTACTCTACCGCCGCACCCAGATTCTGAACCTGCTGGCCGCCGTGGCCCTGGCGTTTCTTGCTTTCGATCCCGATCAGCTCTTCGACGCCAGCTTCCAGCTTTCCTTCCTGGCCGTGGCCGCCATTGGGGCATTCCTCCCGCATCAACCGCGACCACTGCTCGCACCCCCGGCAAAGGCCCAGGCGCAACTGGAACGCCGCCTTGTCGCGGAGACCATTCAGCTCCTGTTCCGGGTTCCAATGAACTTCTGCCTGGCGGCGTTCCGTTGGGCCGAGCAATTGCTCCACTGGGCGTGGGGCGCCCTACGGCTCTCCGCGGCGGTGCAGGTGGGGCTCGCCCTGCCCATGGCTTTGTACTTCCACCGTCTGTCCGCCACGGGCCTGACCGCCAACATCCTGGCCGTGCCGGTGGTCTCTACCGCTGTGCCGGTGGGCTTCCTCGCGGTCTTCACCGGTTGGCGGTGGCCCGCCGCCTTCGCGGGTTGGCTGCTGGACGTCTCGCAGGCGATTGCTGCGTGGCATTCCATGCACGAACCGTCGTGGCGCATCGCCGATCCACCACTCTGGCTGTCCCTCGCCTTGTCCGCGAGTCTGGTGGCGCTTGCCTGCCACTGGCCCTCACGGCTCCTGCCCGGCATCTCTTGCGCACTCTTCCTGGTCCTCCTGGTTTGGCACCCGTTCCCTCCCCAGCAACAACTCGGCGCCCTGGAACTCACGTCCATTGACGTCGGGCAGGGCGAGAGCCTGCTTGTCGGCTTGCCAAACGGGGAAATGGCGTTGGTGGATGGCGGCGGATTCCCGTTGTTCGGCCGCCGCACTCCGCCTCAGATGGATGTCGGCGAGGACGTCGTGTCGCCCTATCTGTGGGCGCGCGGCGTGAGGCGCGTCGCCGTGATCGCCATCAGCCACCTGCACGACGACCACTGTGGTGGTGTCGCCGCGCTGCTGGACAATTTCCGCCCGCGCGAGCTGTGGACCGGCTTCACGCCGGACGCGAAGGTCTGGAAAGAGTTGGAAGCGGCAGCCGCCCGCAACGGCGTTCGTGTCCGGATTCTCAAGGAAGGCGATCAACTCGATCTGGGCGGGGTCCGCTGGGAGACGCTGGCCCCGGCGAGCTTGCAGCGCTGGACGGGCCGGCCCCAGAACAACGACTCGCTGGTCTTTCGCCTCAGCCACGGCCGCCACAAGTTCCTGCTCACGGGCGACATCGAGCAGGGCGTCGAGCGCCGGTTGCTGGACGACGCCGTGCTCGAGCACATCGATGTGCTGAAGGTTGCCCACCATGGCAGCAAGCGATCGTCCAGTGACTCCTGGCTGGATGCCATGAGCCCGTCGGTCGCGATGATCTCCGCCGGCGCGGGCAATATGTACGGATTACCGCACCCAGCAGTCATTGAGGGACTGCAGGCACACCGCACCCTGGTTCTCCGCACCGATCAGGATGGATTGGTGACCGTCCGCAGCGACGGTCGCTATTTGAGTTTGAGCAAAGCGCGATGGGAGCCGCCGGAGTGGCGGCTCCTGGATATGTTCTGA
- a CDS encoding YtxH domain-containing protein: MYSEIEENSGKALWFVAGVAVGATIALLFAPSSGRVTRRRIGRVAERGRDSLADTGRDLAEKGKELYEKGRRLADEAADMIDRGKKLVEG; this comes from the coding sequence ATGTATTCCGAAATCGAAGAAAATTCGGGCAAAGCCCTGTGGTTCGTCGCCGGCGTTGCCGTGGGCGCCACTATCGCCCTGTTGTTCGCTCCTTCCTCCGGCCGCGTGACCCGCCGCCGCATCGGCCGCGTTGCGGAGCGCGGACGCGATTCCCTGGCCGACACTGGCCGCGATCTCGCGGAGAAAGGCAAGGAACTCTACGAGAAGGGCCGCCGCTTGGCCGATGAGGCGGCCGACATGATCGATCGCGGCAAAAAACTGGTGGAAGGCTGA
- a CDS encoding twin-arginine translocase TatA/TatE family subunit: protein MRSIGPMELVIILAVAVLLFGGKKIPELAKGLGEGIKNFKHALKEEESKPEEKKQA, encoded by the coding sequence GTGCGTTCCATTGGCCCTATGGAGTTGGTTATTATTCTGGCGGTCGCCGTCCTGCTGTTTGGCGGCAAGAAGATCCCGGAATTGGCGAAAGGCCTCGGAGAGGGGATCAAGAACTTCAAGCATGCCTTGAAGGAAGAAGAATCGAAGCCCGAAGAGAAGAAGCAGGCTTAG
- a CDS encoding glycoside hydrolase family 28 protein: MDRRDLLSWSTRLAVGAAAMSAPVLAQPAHAGRRTFDVTAFGATGNGQTKDTAAVQKAIDACTEARGGVAYLPPGDYLCGTLVLKSHVTLFLEAGATIWGSKDLADYPPQPGPSAKGDANQKHLIFARGAEHVTIAGHGRLDGNGEAFWQKDPNGEPIGGKSYAGRLGWADVLHHWWKPLDRPSPMVELVDCRHVRIEDVRIENSPGWTVRPHACDHVVIRGVTIVNPYHGPNTDGIDPTCCSNVLISDCYIYTGDDAICLKSEPVYGIMRPSRNITVTNCVLSTTCNAFKIGTATRGDFENITFSNSVIWNDEVEPRQRALSGFALESVDGGRTANITISNIVMQNVRSPIMLRLGARGAGQTEKKAGSLRDVQIENVVATGSAITNCITGLPDANVENVRLNNIRIESSEGGPAAWAALVLAEIPRAYPEATMFGRLPSSGLYVRHVKGLKLRDVELVAEKTDHRPAVTLDDVKDVDIDGLTATAPGSDQAVLRMVESKHVFIRGSRALAGTRVFASVEGSGSECITLIGNELREAHEPVRRVKGAPDNAVQSVGNFTGAS; encoded by the coding sequence ATGGATCGCAGAGACTTACTGAGCTGGAGCACCCGTCTGGCCGTGGGCGCGGCGGCAATGTCCGCGCCTGTTCTGGCACAACCGGCGCACGCGGGCCGCCGGACGTTTGACGTTACGGCGTTTGGCGCGACAGGCAATGGTCAGACGAAAGACACCGCAGCCGTACAGAAAGCGATCGACGCTTGTACGGAAGCGCGCGGCGGGGTGGCGTATCTGCCTCCGGGCGACTACCTGTGCGGGACTTTGGTGTTGAAGAGCCACGTCACGCTGTTTCTGGAGGCGGGCGCTACCATTTGGGGCAGCAAGGACTTGGCGGACTATCCGCCCCAACCCGGCCCCTCGGCCAAGGGCGATGCGAACCAGAAACATCTGATCTTCGCGCGCGGCGCCGAGCATGTCACCATTGCAGGCCATGGTCGGCTGGACGGCAATGGCGAAGCGTTCTGGCAGAAGGACCCCAATGGCGAGCCCATTGGCGGCAAATCCTATGCGGGCCGCCTAGGCTGGGCGGATGTCCTGCACCATTGGTGGAAGCCGTTGGACCGGCCGTCGCCCATGGTCGAACTCGTGGATTGCCGCCATGTGCGAATTGAGGACGTCCGGATTGAGAACTCGCCGGGATGGACGGTCCGGCCCCATGCCTGTGACCATGTCGTGATTCGCGGTGTGACAATCGTCAACCCTTACCACGGTCCGAACACCGACGGGATCGACCCCACCTGCTGCAGCAATGTGCTGATCTCAGACTGCTACATCTATACCGGTGACGATGCCATCTGCTTGAAAAGTGAGCCGGTCTACGGCATCATGCGGCCGTCGCGCAACATTACTGTGACCAATTGCGTGCTGAGCACAACGTGCAATGCGTTCAAGATCGGGACCGCGACGCGCGGCGATTTCGAAAACATCACGTTTAGCAACTCTGTGATTTGGAACGACGAAGTGGAACCGCGCCAGAGGGCCCTCTCCGGTTTCGCGCTGGAGAGCGTGGACGGGGGCCGGACGGCGAATATCACGATCTCGAACATTGTGATGCAGAATGTCAGATCGCCCATTATGCTGCGGCTGGGTGCGCGCGGAGCCGGCCAGACCGAGAAGAAAGCAGGCAGCCTGCGCGACGTCCAGATCGAGAACGTGGTGGCCACGGGCAGCGCGATCACGAACTGCATCACCGGTCTGCCGGACGCGAACGTCGAGAATGTCCGGCTGAACAACATCCGGATTGAGAGCAGCGAGGGTGGCCCGGCGGCGTGGGCGGCGTTGGTGCTGGCTGAGATTCCGAGGGCCTATCCGGAAGCGACCATGTTCGGTCGGCTGCCGTCATCGGGCCTGTATGTTCGGCATGTAAAGGGCTTGAAGCTGCGCGACGTGGAACTGGTGGCGGAGAAGACCGATCACCGGCCGGCCGTAACTCTGGACGACGTGAAGGACGTAGATATTGACGGCCTCACGGCCACGGCACCGGGTAGCGACCAGGCGGTGCTGCGGATGGTGGAATCGAAGCATGTGTTCATTCGCGGTTCGAGGGCGCTTGCTGGCACCAGGGTGTTCGCATCGGTGGAAGGCAGCGGCAGCGAATGCATCACTCTGATCGGCAACGAGCTGCGTGAAGCGCATGAACCGGTGCGTCGGGTGAAGGGCGCGCCGGACAACGCGGTCCAGAGCGTGGGGAACTTCACTGGAGCCAGCTAG
- the pruA gene encoding L-glutamate gamma-semialdehyde dehydrogenase, with protein MRLCDFRNEPYADFSKPENAEPMRAALAAVRAEFGKEYDLRIGDTRHRTGDLLKSVNPSKPGEVVGLHHKATPDLANQAIAAADAYFPTWAAVPAADRIAMLRKASAILRSRKLEFDAWLVYEAGKSWAEAEADVSEAIDFCDYYALLAERLASPESLVQLPGETDEMRYLPLGVGIVIPPWNFPLAILVGMTTAALVTGNTVVVKPSSDTPTIAAKFAEVLHEAGFPSRSFTLMVGSGAEVGDLLITHPRTRFISFTGSREVGLRINELAAKTAPGQIWIKRVIAEMGGKDGIVVDDEADLDAAVQGVVWSAYGYQGQKCSACSRAIVSEKLYDSFLEKLVEKVKAIKVGPSDDPAYYMGPVINERSMKSILNYIEVGKQEGRVLTGGERLPGDGYFVAPTVIADVDVKSRIFQEEIFGPVLGVTKARDFDHALELANATDYGLTGAVYTNNPEKIAKAKNQFFVGNLYINRKCTGAMVGAHPFGGFNMSGTDSKAGGPDYLLWFVQAKSIAQKVS; from the coding sequence ATGCGTCTTTGTGATTTCAGAAACGAGCCGTACGCCGACTTTTCGAAACCCGAAAATGCCGAGCCCATGCGTGCGGCTCTGGCGGCGGTGCGCGCCGAATTCGGAAAAGAATATGACCTCCGGATTGGCGACACGCGCCACCGCACGGGCGACCTGCTGAAGTCCGTCAACCCGTCGAAACCCGGCGAGGTGGTTGGGCTTCACCACAAAGCCACGCCGGATTTGGCCAACCAGGCGATCGCAGCGGCCGACGCCTACTTCCCAACGTGGGCCGCCGTGCCCGCGGCCGATCGCATTGCCATGTTGCGGAAGGCTTCCGCCATCCTTCGCAGCCGCAAACTCGAGTTCGACGCCTGGCTCGTTTACGAGGCCGGCAAGAGCTGGGCCGAGGCCGAAGCCGACGTCAGCGAAGCCATCGACTTTTGCGACTACTACGCCCTGCTGGCCGAGCGTCTGGCATCACCCGAGTCGCTAGTGCAACTCCCGGGCGAGACCGACGAGATGCGCTACCTGCCGCTAGGCGTGGGCATCGTCATTCCCCCGTGGAACTTTCCTCTGGCGATCCTGGTGGGCATGACTACCGCCGCGCTCGTCACTGGCAACACGGTGGTGGTGAAGCCCTCGTCCGATACGCCCACCATCGCAGCCAAGTTCGCCGAAGTCTTGCACGAGGCGGGCTTCCCATCGCGGAGTTTCACGTTGATGGTCGGCAGCGGAGCCGAAGTCGGCGATCTGCTCATCACACATCCGCGTACTCGGTTCATCTCGTTCACCGGATCCCGCGAAGTTGGTCTGCGTATCAACGAACTGGCGGCCAAGACTGCTCCGGGGCAGATCTGGATCAAGCGGGTCATCGCCGAGATGGGCGGCAAGGACGGCATCGTTGTGGACGACGAGGCCGATCTCGACGCGGCCGTGCAGGGTGTGGTCTGGAGTGCTTACGGCTATCAGGGCCAGAAGTGCTCGGCCTGCTCGCGTGCCATCGTCAGCGAGAAGCTCTACGATTCGTTCCTCGAGAAGCTCGTCGAGAAGGTGAAGGCCATCAAAGTCGGGCCGTCCGACGATCCGGCCTACTACATGGGCCCGGTGATCAACGAGCGCTCGATGAAGTCCATCCTGAATTACATCGAGGTCGGCAAACAGGAAGGCCGCGTGCTGACGGGTGGGGAACGCCTGCCAGGCGACGGCTACTTTGTGGCGCCCACTGTTATCGCCGATGTCGACGTCAAGTCGCGCATCTTCCAGGAGGAGATCTTTGGGCCCGTCCTGGGCGTGACCAAGGCCCGTGACTTCGACCATGCGCTGGAGCTGGCGAACGCGACGGACTACGGCTTGACCGGAGCCGTCTACACGAACAATCCCGAGAAGATCGCGAAGGCGAAGAACCAATTCTTCGTGGGGAATCTGTACATCAACCGCAAGTGCACCGGAGCCATGGTGGGCGCCCACCCCTTCGGCGGTTTCAACATGTCGGGCACCGATTCCAAGGCTGGAGGCCCCGACTACCTGTTGTGGTTTGTACAGGCGAAGAGCATTGCACAGAAGGTGAGTTAG
- a CDS encoding alkaline phosphatase, with protein sequence MRSLLLILLASAAFGQRHVVVVGVDGLGGAMLGEETPQQIQELMDTGAWTLHGRGVLPTVSSPNWASMIMGAVPELHGVTSNDWQPDKFDIAPACKGPAGRFPTVFGLLHEQRPELRMAVFHDWQDFGRLIEPGVVPVLRHVEGSRQTMAAAIEYWKQAKPDLLFVHLDAVDHAGHSHGWSTDQYRKSVSAIGELLDELRGAISESGTAESTFLLLTADHGGTGTSHGHPTQRDLEIPWILNGPGVPAGHEIHALVRTIDTAATIASIFGVASHPCWTGKPVAEVLR encoded by the coding sequence ATGCGTTCGCTCTTGCTCATCCTGTTGGCGTCCGCCGCGTTTGGCCAGCGGCATGTCGTGGTGGTTGGCGTGGATGGGTTGGGCGGGGCGATGCTGGGGGAAGAGACGCCACAGCAGATCCAGGAGCTGATGGACACTGGTGCCTGGACACTACACGGTCGTGGTGTGCTGCCTACGGTGAGCAGCCCGAACTGGGCGTCGATGATCATGGGCGCGGTGCCCGAGTTGCACGGCGTGACGTCGAACGATTGGCAGCCGGACAAGTTCGACATTGCGCCCGCATGCAAGGGGCCGGCCGGCCGCTTCCCCACGGTATTCGGCCTGTTGCACGAGCAGCGTCCCGAGCTGCGGATGGCCGTGTTTCACGATTGGCAGGACTTCGGGCGTCTCATTGAGCCTGGCGTGGTGCCGGTGCTTCGGCACGTGGAAGGCAGCCGGCAGACCATGGCCGCGGCCATTGAATACTGGAAGCAAGCCAAGCCCGACCTGCTGTTCGTTCACCTGGACGCTGTTGACCACGCGGGCCACAGCCACGGTTGGTCGACCGACCAGTACCGCAAGTCGGTGTCGGCGATTGGTGAACTACTGGACGAGCTACGCGGCGCGATCAGTGAATCAGGTACGGCCGAAAGCACGTTTCTACTGCTCACCGCCGACCACGGTGGAACCGGAACGAGCCACGGCCACCCCACGCAACGCGACCTGGAGATCCCGTGGATCCTCAACGGGCCCGGCGTGCCGGCCGGCCACGAGATCCACGCTCTGGTGCGCACCATCGACACGGCGGCCACCATTGCGTCGATCTTTGGAGTGGCGTCCCATCCCTGCTGGACGGGTAAGCCTGTGGCCGAGGTCCTGCGCTGA
- a CDS encoding DUF429 domain-containing protein — protein MSVFIGVDLGWYGKPTGLASVVLDGAGIRLRTVTRLESTGAILDWVRTEIGDQGGVVGVDAPTVIRNAAGIRPAERELNKDFRRFHAGCHAANLGLPFASRVLAFSHQLEEAGFRHGANMQAKANGRFQIEIHPHAASIRLFGLTRIVKYKRGRRAERAVELARLRGLMLSRLPEGDPPLTLTLPEIPEKGPTKPVEDQIDAVLCAYIAAHWWWWGTTRNTVYGSNEDGFIVVPGGERSP, from the coding sequence GTGAGTGTATTCATTGGTGTGGATTTAGGCTGGTATGGAAAACCGACCGGGCTGGCGTCCGTGGTGTTGGATGGCGCCGGGATCCGGCTGCGAACCGTCACCCGGCTGGAATCCACCGGCGCGATTTTGGATTGGGTTCGAACGGAAATCGGGGACCAGGGCGGCGTGGTGGGCGTCGATGCGCCGACGGTCATCCGGAATGCCGCCGGAATTCGCCCGGCGGAACGCGAGCTGAACAAGGACTTCCGCCGGTTCCATGCGGGCTGCCACGCGGCCAACCTTGGTCTGCCATTCGCCAGCCGCGTGCTGGCCTTCAGCCACCAATTGGAGGAGGCAGGATTCCGGCACGGTGCGAACATGCAGGCGAAGGCGAACGGACGATTCCAGATTGAGATTCATCCTCATGCCGCATCGATCCGTCTCTTCGGACTGACCAGGATCGTGAAGTACAAACGTGGGCGGAGGGCGGAGCGGGCCGTCGAGTTGGCGCGTCTGCGTGGGTTGATGCTGTCGAGGCTTCCGGAGGGGGATCCACCGCTGACCCTGACGCTGCCGGAGATTCCGGAGAAAGGCCCGACGAAGCCGGTGGAGGATCAGATCGACGCGGTGCTCTGCGCCTATATCGCCGCTCATTGGTGGTGGTGGGGCACGACCCGGAACACGGTGTACGGTTCCAATGAAGACGGGTTTATCGTGGTGCCGGGTGGGGAACGGTCCCCCTAA